The genomic stretch aaaaaaaaaacctcttTAGAAAGCATAATGCTCAGGCTCAGTATATGGAGGAAGAATATAGAAGATGCCCAAAACTTTGTGGATCATACTTGCCTTTCCGTGACAGACAAAGTAATGGATGCGGTAGAGGCTGCTGAGAAGAAGTCGCTTGCTGCAACTTCAAATGTCGTCGCCGGCGCAGTTTCAAGGAGGTAAGAACGCTCGAATGtcagtaaaaaaaaaaacggaATTTGGGTAAAAGATAGTTTCATGACGGAGACACGGCCGATTCAGGTACGGCGAGAGCGCAGGGGAGGCAACCGAAGACGCGTTCGCGACGGCCGGCCACGCcgtgggaacggcgtggaaccTCTTCAAGATCCGCAAGGCCGTCACACCGTCGTCCTCCATGCCCGGGAACATGGTCAAGAGCGCCATTAGGAACAGGAACTGACGTCGACACTAGACAGTTGTTCATTGTGCTGCTCTGGATGTACATGTACCCACAATGACTAGAAAGTTGTTCGACGTGCTCCTGGATGATCATGAACCGACAATGACTGACAGTTGTTCATTGTGCTTCTCTGGATGATGATCATGTACCCACAATGACATGTAACTATCATGTTCACACCATCGACATGGGCTGTGACAAATACTTGTTCCAAATGATAACGCCATGCCGCAGGTAGCAAATGTAATGCAAATAAAGAACCACCTTGAAAACAAATGTCGAAAAACAACCACCAAACTGCACCCCAACTAGAGCAGGGGCCAGGCAATTATGTTACGGAGTTAAATTCTGACCATGTGTTCCTGAAATATGAGGAATCGCCAGTGTAAAGGCAACACAATCAAAGCTGATAGGCATCAGAAAGGTGAGGAAATCACACAAGTGCGTGACAAAATAGGTTGGCTTGCAAGTTAATAACCTTCTCATCTCATAACATGCTACAGCCAATCTCGGTAGGTTCACAACCAGGAATTACAAAACTTCACTTCAGTGCTGAGGGTGGAACAAAATCTAACACGACCACAATTATGACATTGCAACTAGACCACCCAGAGTCCAGAACAGTATTACAGATGTAAATGAATGTTTACTTCTTCTTGGCATCACCAGCCTTGGTCTGCAAAAGAGAGAACACATATATTACATTAGTTTATGTCAGCACTAGTGACAAAGTAAGTCAGTAATATAAACTACACAAGGGAACTGCAGATCTTTAGTATCATGATAAGTAGATAGCTCACCTTCTTGACACCACGGATCTTCTTGGCCCTGTTCTTCCGCTCTTTCATTTGCTTGCGGGACTTCTCAACCTTAGTAGCAAGACCATTCTGGCAAAAtggaaaacaaaaaataataagcaaaggaatagcctcagtAGCAGCAGTAACATCCATCAGGTTCATGTCAATCAGAACTTACAATCCTACAATGACATATCGTTTCAGTTATGCATTAATACATTATAATACTACAGTCAAATACTAGCAAGGGAAAAGAGCTGCCAAAGAGGATGTATATCACAAACAGTTCTTGTTCAATGTTGAAACTAGATTGCATCATGATATTGTCATCATAGACGAGTATCTGAAGTTGACCTATTGTGATGTAAATGAAAATACTTATTACAATGACAAAATCGTGTGGTAAAAACAGTTTCTCAGCTTAGAACAAGAATGGAAGGCACACTACAAAAAACTATAGTTTCGGCACAAAGATTGTCTGTCCTTCAGTTTTTACTACCACGATCTCAATCGCAGGTACGTACCATTTACAAACAAATAGCGTGAGCGTGCATATCAATGTGAAACCATTTACAGAAAAGCAGTGCTAGTCACAATTAATCTCTAGTTTCACAGGTGCAATGATGCTCCCACAAAAAACAAAGTGACAGAACAGCAGGGTTTACTGAGGAAAGTTAGCAAGCATAACAACAGTCATACACGGTACTAAATCAGTAATCAGGCATTTTACTGTCCAACTATCAAACTTCTATATGCAAGCGCTTAACATCATAGCTACAGGCAACAAAAGCAAGGGCCAGACGACAGCGTACCCTGATGAGGCGGTATTTGGGCTCGAACTTCTTGGCAGCCTCGAGGTTGTCATAGATGAGGCCGAAGCCAGTGGACTTGCCTCCTCCGAAGTGGGTGCGGAACTTGAAGACGAAGATGGTGTTGGGGTCCTTCACCTCGTACACCTTGGCAAGCCTCTCCTTCAACTCCGCCTACACACAGAGAACAAACAGAACAACCCTGAGATCCAGGCCAGAAGCTCCCGCCACATGAGCCGCGCATACAGGACCGGGGCCGAGATCTCACCTTGGAGACGTTGGCACGGCCGGGGTGGATCACCTCAAGCACCTGCAAGACAGAGGGAGGAGAGGCAGAGATTTAGTGAGAGATGCGGGGACGAGACGAGGAGCACCGATGGAAGGATCGGGAGGTGGTGTTGGTCTGATGGATGCCGCTTACGAATTGCTTGCGGGCGAGGAGGCGGTTGGTCATGAACTTGCGGGTGCGGAGGGTGACCGCCGAGGTGGCCTTGGAGTCCGCCATGGTTGAAGctggccgcgccgccgccggggaaGATGTGGAGGTGGTGGAAAAGGAGGAGGCTGTGGCTGCGCGAGAGGGACGAGGGTTAAGGGGCTGGCGGCACGGAAAACCCTAGGGGTGGGCGAAGTGGCTATTTATATAGTGGGCTTGGAGATGCGGGTAGTGATGTTTCTGGCGAAGTACGATGGGCCGTCTTCAAACGGGCCACTCTTATGGTCTGGTCATCAGTGCTTTGAATGGCCCATCTTTCACTCTTTGTATTTAGCCACCGCGtctgttttgctaaaaaaatgaaaaagataaagaaaaaaaaaagagaaaaaaagaaccGCGTCTGCGCTGGGTCGATTGAATTCTCTACTTGATGCTCAATTTAGATTTTAGACCGAGGTTTAGGATGAAGAGGCATCTGTTTGAGTGTATCGTGCACACCCTTGGTGAGTAGTCTCCATATTTTCGTTAACGTAGGTTTTTCACATTTACTTAAGTGCACAGCAGCTAATTGGGCTGATACATCCCAACAGATGTATTGAATGAAGGTTTAAGGATTGCTGAAAGCTCTACCGTTGAGTGTTTGATTAGATTTGCGAAAGGCATTAGACTGAATTTCGGTTCAGACACCCGATGGTTACTTGATGTAAGTGAAGCTACTTGATTGTATGCATTGGCATTGACAGAATTGTTCGGTCGCTTGGAAAGGCCAATATACTCGTGGTGATCATTGATCAACAATCACGCTTGAAGCAGTTGTCTCACATGATTTCTGGATATGACATGCTTTTTTTTAGTGTTCCTGGTTAAAACAATGTTTTCTGGATATGACATTAATGTGTTGAATCAGTCACGTATTGTTGTTTACAAACATATTGAAAGGATGTGCTCCTACAGTTCAGTTTACAGTGAATGGAAACCATACTGGCAAAGCAACTGATCAGCACACAGGCTTCGTGCAAGTGAAAACCCCAACACACGACAAAAAAGAAACCAGATCTTGAGCTACATAGTAATAAAATAAACACGGTGCGTCGGTGGCCCTTTTGAGGGTAATGAATCACAATTCAGCAGCCAGGTTTATGAAAAAGCACAAGCAAAACAGTGcagactgaaaaaaaaaaagggaatcGGTCTAAAAAAAATGCAGCAACCGACGagtagccccccccccccccccccccccccccccacacacacacacacacacacacacacccaaaaaaaaaggaaaaaggtctAGCTAGGACATCTCCTTGAATCTTGCCATGGCCTTCTTCTGGATGATGGTTTTGTAGCTGTCCCCGGCTTGGGCCTCCAGGGATGGATCAGCCTTCCGCTGCTGACTTCCCAGTCCAGCCCTGACGTCCACGGATTTTGCCTGGACTGGTTCCTTGATACCGCTGCCATCCTTTCCGAGACCCTGGATATTTTCGAAGTAGTTGCAAGAAACAAAAACAATACAAATGCACACCCACATCAGAA from Sorghum bicolor cultivar BTx623 chromosome 3, Sorghum_bicolor_NCBIv3, whole genome shotgun sequence encodes the following:
- the LOC8069811 gene encoding 40S ribosomal protein S24-1; translation: MADSKATSAVTLRTRKFMTNRLLARKQFVLEVIHPGRANVSKAELKERLAKVYEVKDPNTIFVFKFRTHFGGGKSTGFGLIYDNLEAAKKFEPKYRLIRNGLATKVEKSRKQMKERKNRAKKIRGVKKTKAGDAKKK